In Flavobacterium sp. GSB-24, the genomic window TGGTTTAATAAATAAAAAGTATGCACAAATTTTCGTTAAAGAGACATTAGTCCCATAAATGAAGTATTTTGTCCTATAACTATATTTCCTAATGATCTTATTTTGCAAAGAAAATAAAACTATCAAAGACTAATAGTTTTCTTTTAAAACTTCTATCTCATAAAATAGTATAATTAAACTAGAACTAAGACTAAACAAGTAACAGATCATTATTTAGTCTATATAAAACCAGTTGTTAAAACAGCATCAATACAAGATAAGGTCAATTTTAAACACTTATACTTTTATTTGTCCATTTATTACTTCTCAATAAATCAAATAACCTAATCGTAAAAGTATTGCTAAATGTTTCTGTAATTTATGTCTGAAAGTATAACATTTTAGACATGAGTAAAATAATTAATAATCAACACATTCATATTTGAATTTTTGAACTAAATTTTTGAATTGATAATAAAGCGCAAATAAAAGACATGACTCCTGTTAATGCCATAATCATATCTGAGGAACAAGAAACTTTTCAAATCTTAAAAAAATTTGAGGAAGAAAACGCTATGATTATTGAGATAATTGGTAACGCGGATTGTACAAAAGACGTAATGACTTTAATAAAAGAGAAAAAGCCAGACCTTATTTTCTTAGATATTTATCTTACAGATAATTTGTTTTTTGAAATGCTCGAACAATTAGAATTTAATATTCCGAAACTTGTATTTATATCAGCAAATAAGGATTATGCTGTTAAAGCTTTTAAACACGATGCCGTTGATTTTTTACTAAAACCAATTGATTTTAATTCCATAATAATGGCTATTTATAAAGTAATTAAAAGAAGGGAAATGGAGCGCTCCTATCAAAATCAAAAAATTAACAATATAAATATTTCAAACACTATAAGTCAAAAAAATGATTATGTTGCCGTTGCATCTTTAGAAAAAATAGAACTCATACCAATGTCCGAAATTACTTTTTGCAAAGCAGATGGAAAGTATACCGTTTTTATTTTAAGTAACGGAGCCAAGATAATGTCAAGCAGAAATCTAGGTGAATACAGTACAATTCTTGATAACAGTTATTTTTTTAGAATACACCATTCTTATATTGTCAATCTTCGTTATATCGCTAAAATCTCAAAAAAAGACGGCTACTTCTGCGAACTTTCTAATGGAGTAATTTTACCAATTGCCAAAAGACGGCAAGATGATTTTAACAAGTTTATAAAACTTAAAGATTAAAAATAAAAAGTTAACCTCAATTACCCGCAAAATGAATATCCATAATAATTCAGAAAGCAACGTGGCAGAAGAAAAAAATGATAATACTACTTATCATTTGGAAGAACCTTTAACTGACCTTGGTAAAATTTTAGATTTTTCAATGGATCTAATCTGCTCTTGTGATGAAGAGGGAAGATTTGTATGGGTAAATAAAGCTTCAGAACGTATTTTAGGTTATAAACCCGAAGAATTAATTGGTAAAAAATACAGTGATTTTTTATTTCATGAGGATAATGGTATTCCGATAAATGAAAATTTTGATTTTAAGAGCGAGACACACTTACCTATATTTGAAAAAAAGTTCATACACAAAAACACAAATATTATCTATTTGCAATGGTCTATTGTTCGAGATAATGTTAAAAATTTATGCTACTGCATAGGGAGAGATATTACTGAGAAAAAAAATATAGAAAAAGCAATTGAATTTGAAAGGCTGCAATTCTTTAATATATATTCGCAGGCCCCTTCCTATATGGGAATTTTAAATGGTCCCAACCACGTTTATGAATTGGCAAACGAACTTTATTTGCAGTTAATTGATAAGAGGGATATTATTGGGAAGACTGTAAAAGAAGTTTTGCCAGAACTTGAAACGCAAGGAATTTTTGAAATTTTAGATAATGTATTTAAAACAGGGGAAAGCTTTTGTGCTAATGAAATGCTCATAACATTTGATCGTTATAGCGACGGAAAATTCAAAGATTTTTACTTAAATTTTATTTTTCAGGCCCGCAGGAATGCAGATAATACTATTGACGGAATATTCATTTTTGGGAACGATGTAACAGAGCAGGTTCTATCGCGAAAAAAAATTGAAGAAAGCGAAAAAATGTATAAAGATTTAATCCATAAATTGCCAGTTGCTACCTACTCTTGCGATGCTGAAGGACGAATAGTACTTTATAATAAGGCCGCAGCCGCATTATGGGGTAGAGAGCCTGAATTAGGAAAAGATTTATGGTGTAATTCATGGTACAGTAATGATAATAAAAAAGAGCACTCTGCACCTTTGAATTTATGTTCGTTGGCTACAGCACTAAAAGATGGTGATCCAATCCTTAATAAGGAAATAATTATAGAGCGCCCGAATGGCGATAAGCGCAATGTGCTGCCACACCCAGTTTCGTTTCACAATGCTGATGGTGAAATAACAGGAGCAGTT contains:
- a CDS encoding LytTR family DNA-binding domain-containing protein yields the protein MTPVNAIIISEEQETFQILKKFEEENAMIIEIIGNADCTKDVMTLIKEKKPDLIFLDIYLTDNLFFEMLEQLEFNIPKLVFISANKDYAVKAFKHDAVDFLLKPIDFNSIIMAIYKVIKRREMERSYQNQKINNINISNTISQKNDYVAVASLEKIELIPMSEITFCKADGKYTVFILSNGAKIMSSRNLGEYSTILDNSYFFRIHHSYIVNLRYIAKISKKDGYFCELSNGVILPIAKRRQDDFNKFIKLKD
- a CDS encoding PAS domain S-box protein, which encodes MNIHNNSESNVAEEKNDNTTYHLEEPLTDLGKILDFSMDLICSCDEEGRFVWVNKASERILGYKPEELIGKKYSDFLFHEDNGIPINENFDFKSETHLPIFEKKFIHKNTNIIYLQWSIVRDNVKNLCYCIGRDITEKKNIEKAIEFERLQFFNIYSQAPSYMGILNGPNHVYELANELYLQLIDKRDIIGKTVKEVLPELETQGIFEILDNVFKTGESFCANEMLITFDRYSDGKFKDFYLNFIFQARRNADNTIDGIFIFGNDVTEQVLSRKKIEESEKMYKDLIHKLPVATYSCDAEGRIVLYNKAAAALWGREPELGKDLWCNSWYSNDNKKEHSAPLNLCSLATALKDGDPILNKEIIIERPNGDKRNVLPHPVSFHNADGEITGAVIVLSDITEMKLAQKELKKSEKKYRYLFDNNPMPMWIIDLVSFKFLDVNKMAILQYGYSREEFLSMTALDIRPNDDKIHFIKSSDTSNITKSNYNRGIWNHIKKDGTIIPVEIIAHNVVYEGTAARLILSNDISDRKKAETNLEKRNRELIKTNSELDRFVYSVSHDLRSPLTSILGLISFIETESKEIDTLKHAELIRISINRLDDFIKNILSYSRNNRTGILVEQISPNEMVLDIVDSLQRMKEAKGIRFEIEITEQKLFYTDKLRFTTIIKNLISNAIKYHKKEEDDRFVKIFGYSDNENLHFSIVDNGIGIDPAYHQKIFEMFFRLSGKDGSGIGLYIVKDAVEILQGSIEVQSEKGIGTKFNITLKNLKPC